One genomic segment of Fibrobacter sp. includes these proteins:
- a CDS encoding exo-alpha-sialidase, translating into MYRADHIIFFTIICILFSGISVNAADAPFMVKEGLFNQSRPDDLGLTTAPGTETVTVFRPSDETDHFSNGVVMIGFKDHVYCQWQSSQTDEDAPETWVAYSRSSDGKVWSAPMTLVPESDSGYHSSGGWWVNGDTLVAYINMWPDDYTVRGGYTQYKTSTDGINWSEIKHLPMADGTRLNGIFEQNPHRLPSGRIIGAAHFQPGLFVRPVYTDDPSGIRGWKKGNITTLPSSGNNSREMEPSSFYRADNAVVMVFRDQSSTFFRLASVSNDFGANWTVPVLTNMPDSRSKQSAGNLPDGTAFQVGNPVNNKTRVPLVISLSKDGLMFDKAFVLREGGSGLQSLRYAGKAKSAGYSYPKSTIWNDYLYVSYATNKEDVEFTRVPLTSLYQNATIIDRSHLSKSDPVNFSFSPLGGNLIKVSLGEYGGPGKIMVYDVSGKLINRSELVKGKSVVEMKNRHGVFIFMVTADHGKIYKAQFGFAQ; encoded by the coding sequence TACCATTATATGTATCCTTTTTTCAGGCATTTCTGTTAACGCAGCCGATGCACCCTTTATGGTTAAAGAGGGTTTGTTCAACCAGTCCAGACCCGACGATCTTGGTTTGACAACCGCTCCCGGTACCGAAACTGTGACTGTCTTCAGGCCATCGGATGAGACCGATCATTTCAGCAACGGCGTAGTTATGATCGGATTCAAGGATCATGTTTATTGTCAATGGCAGAGTTCACAGACCGATGAAGACGCACCTGAGACCTGGGTAGCCTACAGCCGCAGCAGTGACGGCAAAGTGTGGTCGGCACCCATGACACTTGTTCCTGAGAGTGACAGCGGCTATCACAGCTCGGGCGGCTGGTGGGTCAATGGTGACACTCTGGTTGCTTATATCAATATGTGGCCGGATGACTATACGGTTCGGGGTGGCTATACACAGTATAAAACCAGTACCGATGGCATAAACTGGTCAGAAATAAAACACCTGCCCATGGCAGATGGTACCCGGCTTAACGGAATATTTGAACAGAACCCCCACAGGCTGCCGTCAGGACGCATTATCGGGGCGGCTCACTTTCAACCTGGCTTATTTGTTCGCCCTGTCTATACAGATGATCCATCTGGAATAAGAGGCTGGAAAAAAGGGAATATCACCACACTACCCTCAAGCGGTAATAACAGCCGTGAGATGGAACCAAGTTCTTTTTATCGGGCTGACAATGCGGTAGTGATGGTTTTCCGGGATCAGAGCAGCACGTTTTTCCGTCTGGCATCTGTGAGTAATGACTTCGGGGCAAACTGGACTGTTCCTGTTTTAACAAACATGCCTGATTCCCGGTCCAAGCAGAGTGCGGGAAATCTTCCTGACGGGACAGCTTTTCAAGTGGGCAATCCAGTTAACAACAAAACCAGAGTTCCTCTTGTTATCTCATTAAGTAAAGATGGTCTGATGTTCGACAAGGCATTTGTTCTTCGCGAAGGCGGAAGCGGCCTTCAGAGCTTGCGCTATGCAGGCAAGGCAAAAAGTGCCGGCTACAGTTATCCCAAATCCACGATATGGAATGACTATCTATATGTTTCTTATGCGACAAACAAGGAAGATGTAGAGTTTACGAGGGTACCTCTCACCAGCCTGTATCAGAATGCAACGATTATAGACAGATCTCATTTATCAAAATCAGATCCGGTAAATTTTTCATTTTCACCTCTTGGCGGCAATTTAATAAAGGTGTCTCTCGGAGAATATGGAGGCCCAGGTAAAATAATGGTGTACGATGTAAGCGGGAAGCTGATTAACAGGAGTGAATTGGTTAAGGGAAAATCTGTTGTTGAGATGAAGAACAGACATGGAGTTTTCATTTTCATGGTCACTGCTGATCATGGGAAGATTTACAAAGCTCAATTCGGCTTCGCTCAGTAA
- the guaA gene encoding glutamine-hydrolyzing GMP synthase, with product MKQDTILVIDLGGTDNSVIARMVRAMGVYSEIVPHDITLEQIKAYSGLKGIIYAGGKNRMVDGVKVCPGKDVLQSDYPCMATGCDDMPEINRDTMDEETVRHFVFDKCKCKAEWNMDVFTQNKISELRDQIGNEKVLLALSGGVDSSVVAALLIKAIGSNLICIHVNHGLLRKGESEEVVRVFREKLGANLVYVDAVDRFLSKLEGVSDPEKKRKIIGNEFIRVFEEEAAKLEGIRFLAQGTIYPDIVESGTKTARAIKAHHNVGGLPDDMKFELVEPVKYLYKDEVRKCGTVLGLPDSMVYRQPFPGPGLGVRCLGAITRERLEAVRESDAILREEFRKAGLEGQVWQYFTAVPDFKSVGVRDHARSFEYPVIIRAVNTIDAMTAEIETPDWNLLKKITSRIINEVPGVNRVVYDLTPKPTGTIEWE from the coding sequence TTGAAACAGGACACTATTTTAGTCATCGATTTGGGTGGTACCGATAACTCTGTGATCGCGCGGATGGTACGTGCGATGGGAGTTTACAGCGAGATAGTACCTCATGATATAACTCTTGAGCAGATCAAAGCTTATTCCGGCCTTAAGGGAATAATCTATGCAGGCGGGAAAAACCGCATGGTCGACGGTGTCAAGGTTTGTCCCGGAAAGGATGTTTTACAGAGCGATTATCCGTGCATGGCGACAGGATGTGATGACATGCCGGAGATTAACAGAGACACGATGGATGAAGAGACTGTCCGTCATTTTGTTTTCGATAAATGTAAGTGTAAAGCTGAATGGAACATGGATGTTTTTACACAGAATAAAATCTCTGAGCTCAGGGATCAGATCGGAAATGAAAAGGTACTCCTTGCCCTGTCCGGCGGGGTTGACAGTTCCGTAGTTGCCGCTCTTCTGATCAAAGCAATCGGAAGCAATCTCATCTGCATCCATGTTAATCATGGCCTGCTGCGCAAAGGTGAATCCGAGGAGGTAGTGCGGGTTTTCAGAGAGAAACTGGGAGCGAATCTCGTATATGTGGATGCTGTGGACCGGTTTCTGAGTAAGCTTGAGGGGGTCAGTGACCCTGAAAAAAAACGCAAAATAATTGGCAACGAATTTATCCGTGTTTTCGAAGAAGAGGCTGCAAAGCTTGAGGGCATCCGCTTTTTGGCACAGGGAACCATCTACCCTGATATCGTTGAGAGCGGTACCAAAACCGCCAGGGCTATCAAGGCTCATCACAATGTAGGTGGTTTACCTGATGATATGAAATTCGAACTGGTTGAGCCTGTCAAATACCTTTACAAAGATGAGGTCCGGAAATGCGGAACAGTTCTTGGATTGCCGGATTCGATGGTGTATCGTCAACCCTTCCCCGGTCCGGGTCTCGGTGTGAGATGTCTTGGCGCGATCACCCGTGAACGTCTGGAGGCAGTACGTGAATCAGATGCTATCCTGAGAGAGGAGTTCCGGAAAGCGGGACTGGAGGGTCAGGTGTGGCAGTACTTTACGGCTGTTCCTGATTTCAAGTCGGTTGGTGTACGGGATCATGCAAGATCCTTTGAATACCCGGTAATAATCCGTGCTGTCAATACAATCGATGCAATGACCGCGGAGATCGAGACACCGGATTGGAACCTGCTTAAAAAAATCACATCGAGGATAATTAATGAGGTTCCTGGTGTTAACCGCGTAGTTTACGATTTAACCCCAAAACCCACAGGAACAATTGAGTGGGAGTAA
- a CDS encoding carbohydrate-binding protein, with the protein MKSSLVLILLTVFSLTAQQATIDLNSVKQEIDGFGAASTIWYPPLTDAQINVAFGTDNNQMGLSILRIHIDPNKSWDSEKSNAQKAKAKGAKILATPWTPPASMKTNNNTVGGELKPESYTEYANYLNEFIDYVGVVDVISIQNEPNIKVDYESCDWTPTQLLNFCKNNASVLKKPVLMPETYNFDVSYSDPALNDPVAAANIDYIGVHLYGAQMKTYTNAISKGKKIWMTEHFYDPDDMNTLITFGKEILDCMYNSMNAYIYWYLATPNCNFIENDASVKKKGWIMTQFSRFVRPGYYRVDATYQPQNGVFVVAFKGENTVIVAVNQNTSQKSQTFTFKNAELSRVYKYTTSNSKNVANEGVIEVTDNSFTTVLDAQSVTTFVSDSVTVKPPEPVSAFTQIEAESYFSQSGIQIESCIEGGENVAYIENGDYTVYSIDFGTGVNSFQVRAASGGPGGTIELRLDSLNGPHAGTCQIAANNDWQAWTTITCNISEITGIHNLYLLFTGGEGYLFNINWFKFDLVTKSIRTRQSLPFTGGSEPAAIYQLNGRKLLQTEHIRDVKVPHGTYILKNGEASKTITKSKK; encoded by the coding sequence ATGAAGTCTTCACTGGTTCTGATACTGCTGACAGTGTTTTCCCTGACCGCCCAGCAGGCAACAATAGACCTGAACAGTGTCAAGCAGGAGATTGACGGTTTCGGAGCGGCTAGCACTATCTGGTATCCTCCGCTCACTGATGCCCAGATTAATGTGGCATTTGGGACAGACAATAACCAGATGGGACTCTCAATCCTGAGAATACACATTGATCCGAACAAATCATGGGACAGTGAAAAATCGAATGCACAGAAAGCCAAAGCAAAGGGCGCGAAGATTCTTGCTACCCCCTGGACTCCCCCGGCCTCGATGAAAACAAACAATAATACGGTTGGCGGAGAATTGAAGCCGGAATCCTATACTGAATATGCCAATTACCTGAATGAGTTTATCGATTACGTAGGAGTCGTCGATGTAATTTCCATACAAAACGAGCCTAACATTAAGGTCGATTATGAATCCTGTGACTGGACACCCACTCAGCTTCTTAACTTCTGCAAAAACAATGCCTCTGTACTGAAGAAACCGGTTTTGATGCCGGAGACGTATAATTTTGATGTCTCCTACTCTGATCCAGCACTCAACGACCCTGTAGCTGCCGCGAATATCGATTATATAGGTGTTCATTTATACGGTGCACAGATGAAAACCTATACCAATGCGATAAGCAAGGGGAAAAAGATATGGATGACCGAGCATTTCTATGATCCGGATGATATGAACACCCTTATAACCTTCGGTAAAGAGATCCTTGATTGCATGTACAACAGTATGAATGCCTACATTTACTGGTACCTTGCCACTCCCAACTGCAATTTTATCGAAAATGACGCATCGGTCAAGAAAAAAGGATGGATAATGACACAGTTTTCACGTTTCGTGCGGCCGGGTTATTATCGTGTAGATGCGACATATCAGCCGCAGAACGGGGTATTTGTGGTTGCATTCAAAGGTGAAAATACCGTGATTGTCGCAGTTAACCAGAATACATCGCAAAAAAGTCAGACATTTACATTCAAGAACGCCGAGCTTTCCAGGGTGTATAAATACACGACATCAAATTCAAAAAATGTAGCCAATGAGGGAGTGATCGAGGTTACAGACAATTCATTCACTACAGTTCTCGATGCGCAGAGTGTGACAACTTTTGTCAGCGATTCTGTAACTGTAAAACCACCTGAGCCGGTTTCAGCTTTTACACAGATAGAGGCTGAGAGCTATTTTTCCCAGTCAGGTATCCAGATTGAGAGCTGCATTGAGGGTGGAGAAAACGTCGCCTACATAGAAAACGGGGATTACACTGTGTATAGTATTGATTTCGGCACTGGTGTCAACAGCTTTCAGGTAAGAGCCGCAAGCGGCGGTCCGGGCGGAACGATTGAATTGAGACTTGACAGTCTCAATGGTCCCCATGCCGGGACATGCCAGATTGCAGCAAACAATGACTGGCAGGCCTGGACAACAATCACCTGCAATATCAGCGAAATAACTGGTATACACAATCTTTACCTTTTATTTACAGGTGGTGAGGGATATCTGTTCAATATTAACTGGTTCAAGTTTGATCTCGTGACTAAATCAATCAGGACAAGGCAGTCTTTACCTTTCACAGGAGGATCAGAACCGGCTGCAATTTATCAGTTGAATGGGAGAAAACTGCTGCAAACTGAACATATCAGAGATGTCAAGGTTCCCCATGGGACATATATTCTAAAGAATGGGGAAGCAAGCAAGACCATTACAAAAAGCAAGAAGTAG
- a CDS encoding TIGR02147 family protein, with product MQPLEFYTDYRKFLADYYNFKRSTSKVFSYRSFCIKSGLKSPSIYREVVNGKRNLTPATTAAFIKGLGLSERDGRFFENLVLFNQAKNEETQKKYLAILRGLHYRKPQKLLPVHYYEYYEKWYNPVVRELAVVLDWKEDYSILAKSVNPQIKISEARESINLLLRLGLLRRDSKGKYTQTDADITTGPEVSSIAVRGMNREYARLGMEAIDRFPPSERDISSVIMAVPHSKLPDLKREIADFRKRIIGLIDSESEKADRFYSLVVELFPVGQPNDSQRSEK from the coding sequence ATGCAGCCCCTGGAGTTTTATACCGATTACCGGAAATTCCTCGCAGATTACTATAATTTCAAGAGAAGTACCTCGAAGGTATTCTCTTACCGCTCCTTCTGCATCAAATCCGGTCTCAAATCCCCATCGATTTACCGGGAAGTAGTTAATGGAAAGCGTAATCTCACCCCTGCAACAACTGCGGCATTTATCAAGGGATTGGGGCTTTCGGAACGGGACGGACGTTTTTTTGAGAACCTTGTCCTCTTTAATCAGGCTAAAAACGAGGAGACCCAGAAAAAATACCTGGCTATCCTGAGAGGTTTACACTATCGCAAACCACAGAAACTGCTTCCGGTCCACTACTATGAATATTATGAAAAATGGTATAATCCGGTTGTGAGAGAGCTCGCAGTTGTATTGGACTGGAAGGAAGATTATTCAATACTTGCCAAATCTGTAAACCCGCAGATCAAAATCTCTGAGGCACGGGAGAGCATAAACCTCCTTCTACGGCTGGGACTTCTGCGCAGAGACAGCAAGGGGAAGTACACTCAAACAGATGCCGATATCACAACCGGCCCCGAGGTGAGTTCCATCGCTGTGAGAGGAATGAACCGTGAGTACGCACGTCTTGGCATGGAGGCAATCGATCGGTTTCCTCCCTCTGAACGTGATATCTCAAGTGTTATCATGGCTGTACCTCACAGCAAACTTCCCGATCTTAAACGGGAAATCGCAGATTTCAGGAAAAGAATAATAGGCCTGATTGACAGCGAAAGTGAAAAGGCTGACAGGTTTTATTCTCTTGTTGTTGAACTGTTCCCTGTTGGTCAACCCAATGATTCCCAGAGGTCAGAAAAATGA
- a CDS encoding DUF2341 domain-containing protein, giving the protein MRKFSRILIFIITALFSCSIGPDIAGTSEQGNARYTAVIYTSENEPASGATVRLRRTDYTKDIVLSKTAVVNYDNLITDQNGSFVLDSLDTGSYFIEVTDRTSEAVLINLAVTKNDTGLITLEPDTMQPFATIKGKIDYDAVTERRFAQVVGLERLVEVDIDGFFAFNDLPEGIYTINIISADPEASPIVHKNVTAISGQTTLTAYQGWLYSMPIYLNTTSSGAAVYENVYNFPVLVRLNRGNFNFSEAKGNGEDVRFVKPDVDSTPLLFEIERWDSSTGAAEIWVRVDTVYANTTRLSFVMMWGNQQAENAVQSGSVFDTADGFGAVWHLSGEGNAKGKDATQNGFDGRVSNVGSVEGMIGSAGLFTGTTDDSYITIENSASGKLNFPEDGHYSVSAWVNSDSINSNRTILSKSDVQYYLKIHGFKWHFAEYQSDPAGWDFTETDSSYSYRKWVYLCGVRNNDKQYLFVDGVCVDSTISHNHDTLARDESFNVEIGRRIKSDGDDGQYFEGKIDEVRICTKARNTSWIKLSYMNQKEDDLLVLFGK; this is encoded by the coding sequence ATGAGAAAGTTTTCCAGGATTCTTATATTCATCATCACAGCCCTTTTCAGTTGTTCCATCGGGCCTGACATAGCAGGAACAAGCGAACAGGGAAATGCACGCTATACTGCAGTGATCTACACATCTGAAAATGAACCGGCCTCAGGAGCCACGGTCAGGCTCCGCCGCACAGACTATACAAAAGATATAGTCCTCTCAAAAACGGCAGTTGTAAACTACGATAATCTCATTACAGACCAGAACGGTTCGTTTGTTCTGGATTCTCTTGATACTGGTTCATATTTCATAGAGGTCACAGACAGAACCAGCGAAGCAGTATTGATTAATCTCGCAGTTACCAAAAATGACACCGGGCTTATCACTCTTGAGCCTGATACTATGCAGCCTTTTGCAACTATCAAGGGTAAAATCGACTACGACGCGGTTACAGAACGGCGCTTTGCACAGGTTGTGGGGCTGGAGAGGCTTGTGGAAGTCGATATTGACGGTTTCTTCGCATTTAACGACCTTCCTGAGGGCATCTATACAATTAATATTATCAGTGCCGATCCGGAAGCAAGTCCGATTGTCCATAAGAATGTGACTGCGATTTCAGGCCAGACCACACTGACCGCATACCAGGGATGGCTCTATAGTATGCCGATTTATCTCAACACCACATCTTCGGGAGCTGCAGTCTATGAAAACGTATATAATTTCCCGGTACTTGTCAGATTAAACAGAGGAAATTTCAATTTCAGTGAGGCAAAGGGAAATGGTGAAGATGTGCGGTTTGTAAAGCCGGATGTCGATTCTACTCCCCTGCTTTTTGAAATAGAGCGGTGGGACTCGAGCACAGGAGCCGCTGAAATCTGGGTTAGAGTGGATACGGTTTATGCAAATACCACGAGATTATCATTTGTGATGATGTGGGGGAACCAGCAAGCGGAAAATGCAGTACAGAGCGGGTCTGTGTTTGATACAGCGGATGGGTTTGGAGCTGTATGGCATCTTTCCGGAGAGGGAAACGCGAAGGGAAAAGATGCTACTCAAAATGGCTTTGACGGCAGAGTTTCCAATGTAGGGAGCGTTGAAGGGATGATAGGCAGTGCCGGATTATTTACTGGTACAACCGATGACAGCTACATTACTATTGAAAACTCGGCATCAGGGAAACTGAATTTTCCTGAGGACGGTCATTACTCTGTTTCCGCCTGGGTAAATTCTGACAGTATCAATTCCAACCGGACAATTTTAAGCAAAAGTGATGTCCAGTATTATCTGAAAATTCATGGCTTCAAATGGCATTTTGCCGAATACCAGAGCGACCCGGCAGGATGGGACTTTACAGAAACTGATTCCTCTTATTCGTACAGGAAATGGGTTTACCTCTGCGGAGTACGTAACAATGATAAACAATACCTCTTCGTGGATGGGGTTTGTGTTGACAGTACAATAAGCCATAACCATGACACTCTTGCCCGTGATGAATCGTTTAATGTAGAAATTGGAAGAAGGATTAAATCAGATGGTGATGACGGGCAGTATTTCGAGGGAAAAATTGACGAAGTGCGAATCTGTACGAAAGCAAGAAACACCAGTTGGATAAAGCTGAGCTATATGAATCAGAAGGAAGATGACCTTCTGGTGTTGT